In Syntrophomonas wolfei subsp. wolfei str. Goettingen G311, a single window of DNA contains:
- a CDS encoding S-layer homology domain-containing protein, producing the protein MKKKRRKILAYGILVLFMLSISGVAWAAPADTTSTGGNSIEAQTLSSFKDVSTADGNLIYINFLAKKAIIAGFPDGGFHPSEGLSRAQAATVIVKAAGLNSDNKETLFKDVSEGHWAAAYITAAAKDGYLKGYPDGSYRPEDKLSRAEGINLILRLSKQKDNAELPVLKDLDSKHWAANSAAIGLAAGMVGLSSDQTQFLPDADFSRGDLSRALAVLLTTDPDLSRKALNGSLEIINGQVKINGQTVSGTVSIQNGDIIATSAGAEAQLNYPDGSGFLIKGNTGFTVKETQGREYIKKDGSPGIAVDWLLVDLKKGNVFGALADNPNVQKVAEKKNAAAGEHLLAGLSNGLELIAANDKGLPWYKTANSKKVKVKVDMPYGVVAVRGSFWNNSVSDDGCNTSLLEGELDLIAGGQTQSLLPGQSSGASSSNPLPAPPTPMTAAQVNAWVQQASWLQNVAQTMQTQQAAWQAPPGITQPNQPPPAIPKPTLPSILNVLNQALIKVQQAAGITNPVQLNVAASSSSSYNTGGSSSSDYNSGGGGGGSQQPGTWRLEDVATTVYNNQTLVLTRKLHITPPVGVPQDSYYEVKMKSGGTIYSLGTNKIGNPIFHLAKASDDPSRLIAAFQDNSGNSYGFFSLNGSGSSGTLTSLATRTISGKIELQSSSGPIAAPAGGLIIRIYISGNTVGGHYSSNQSVTMPAGASSVNYTLNVPENKSNSGYYISCDVVDKSYSNPFFSTRIFDVDVSKGNASVENIILQPAAYIHGKISLPEVNTSNIPVSGSIAAKPASESGGSSFITHRINFEIEKNKKDFAFHLLVEPGADYYLYYELYNSNNEYEHSQKFYRFGYYSSSGTVGSVPVEDIYTSLVGATAITVNSCISDINLDVKTGYGYLISGYITLPEAAPSSGINLWLWVHPQSGPNAGISAGIYKYFLHEEKSQPYYLNVPGPGNYILSDDRGTSAFTNPPFYRLDPVAVTVYSADVSQDLNLVSSGIIPGGPGGDITGLDPAMVSGPALLVKGKVYGLLSPSCTAEVAALIRLNECCYFKSADGQWYELIDSGNGLIATDASAIPPIGKIIDCPVLTASPASLLQDDTGRSIKVSATSGSALWTASDDSVRAILTNDREGLIISCSPIKPDTIGDENATIPIPDAIPRSKYILTLYKESGGAKILLGAAKFTITNPI; encoded by the coding sequence TTGAAGAAAAAAAGAAGAAAAATACTCGCATACGGCATATTAGTGCTTTTTATGTTGTCCATAAGCGGAGTCGCCTGGGCAGCACCGGCAGATACAACAAGCACCGGGGGAAATAGTATTGAGGCGCAGACGCTTTCGTCATTCAAGGATGTAAGCACCGCGGACGGCAACCTGATCTATATCAACTTCCTGGCCAAGAAAGCGATCATCGCTGGTTTTCCCGATGGCGGGTTTCACCCAAGCGAGGGATTGAGCCGTGCCCAGGCAGCAACGGTAATTGTAAAAGCTGCCGGCTTAAATAGTGATAATAAGGAAACATTGTTTAAAGATGTGAGCGAAGGGCACTGGGCCGCCGCTTACATAACCGCAGCCGCGAAGGATGGTTACCTGAAAGGCTATCCCGATGGGAGCTACAGACCCGAGGACAAGCTTAGCCGAGCTGAGGGTATAAACCTAATATTAAGACTATCCAAGCAAAAAGATAATGCGGAATTGCCCGTATTAAAGGACCTGGATAGCAAGCACTGGGCCGCCAATTCGGCAGCAATCGGACTGGCGGCTGGAATGGTGGGCTTGAGCAGTGACCAGACTCAATTCCTTCCCGATGCCGATTTCAGTCGCGGCGATTTAAGCCGGGCTTTGGCCGTATTGCTTACTACTGACCCGGATTTAAGCAGAAAAGCATTAAATGGCAGCCTGGAAATAATAAATGGCCAAGTGAAGATTAACGGCCAAACCGTAAGTGGTACCGTAAGCATACAAAACGGCGATATAATAGCAACCTCCGCCGGTGCCGAAGCCCAGTTGAACTATCCTGACGGTAGTGGTTTTCTAATCAAGGGAAATACTGGTTTTACAGTTAAGGAAACCCAGGGCCGGGAATATATCAAGAAGGACGGCAGCCCGGGGATCGCAGTGGACTGGCTGCTGGTTGACCTTAAAAAAGGCAATGTCTTCGGAGCCCTGGCCGATAATCCCAATGTACAGAAAGTTGCGGAAAAGAAAAACGCTGCTGCAGGTGAACATCTGCTGGCCGGCCTTTCCAATGGCCTGGAATTGATAGCGGCAAACGATAAAGGGCTGCCCTGGTATAAAACCGCCAACAGTAAAAAGGTAAAAGTAAAAGTGGATATGCCTTATGGCGTAGTCGCAGTACGCGGCAGCTTCTGGAACAATAGTGTAAGTGATGACGGCTGCAACACTTCGCTTTTGGAAGGCGAACTCGATTTAATTGCCGGTGGCCAGACCCAGTCCCTGCTTCCCGGTCAGAGTTCCGGTGCGAGCTCGTCCAATCCCCTGCCTGCTCCTCCAACACCGATGACTGCAGCGCAAGTAAACGCCTGGGTGCAGCAAGCTAGCTGGCTGCAGAATGTGGCGCAAACCATGCAGACCCAGCAGGCGGCATGGCAGGCTCCTCCGGGAATTACTCAACCCAACCAGCCGCCGCCAGCAATCCCTAAGCCTACGCTACCCAGTATATTGAATGTCCTTAACCAGGCTTTGATAAAGGTTCAGCAGGCAGCTGGAATTACCAACCCTGTGCAATTGAATGTTGCTGCTTCCAGCAGCAGCAGTTACAACACCGGTGGTTCCAGCAGCAGCGATTACAATAGCGGAGGCGGCGGTGGAGGCAGCCAACAGCCTGGGACCTGGCGGCTGGAAGATGTGGCCACCACGGTTTATAATAACCAGACCCTTGTTCTGACCCGTAAACTCCATATTACCCCTCCCGTCGGAGTGCCGCAGGATTCATATTATGAAGTGAAGATGAAAAGCGGAGGCACAATTTACAGCCTTGGAACAAACAAGATTGGCAATCCCATCTTCCATTTAGCCAAGGCCTCGGATGATCCCTCCCGTCTTATTGCGGCTTTCCAGGATAACAGCGGTAACAGTTATGGCTTTTTCAGCCTGAACGGCAGCGGCAGCAGCGGCACCCTGACCAGCCTGGCGACCAGGACTATCTCTGGAAAAATTGAACTGCAATCATCTTCCGGACCCATAGCGGCTCCCGCCGGAGGTTTAATCATTAGAATATATATTTCGGGCAACACTGTAGGTGGCCATTATAGCAGCAACCAATCAGTTACTATGCCGGCCGGCGCGTCCAGCGTGAATTATACTCTAAATGTTCCCGAGAACAAGAGCAACTCTGGTTACTATATCTCCTGCGATGTAGTGGACAAAAGCTACAGCAATCCCTTTTTTAGTACCAGAATCTTCGATGTGGATGTTTCGAAGGGCAACGCCAGCGTTGAAAATATAATACTGCAGCCGGCTGCCTATATTCATGGAAAAATAAGCCTGCCCGAGGTAAATACCTCAAATATACCTGTTTCCGGCAGCATAGCAGCCAAACCGGCATCGGAGTCGGGTGGTTCTTCTTTCATAACTCACAGAATTAATTTTGAAATAGAGAAAAACAAAAAGGATTTTGCTTTTCACCTGCTGGTAGAGCCTGGAGCAGATTATTATTTGTATTATGAATTGTATAACAGCAATAATGAATACGAACATTCGCAGAAATTTTATCGCTTTGGTTATTACAGCAGCTCAGGCACCGTTGGCAGCGTTCCTGTTGAAGATATCTACACTTCTCTCGTTGGAGCAACCGCTATTACCGTAAACAGCTGTATCTCTGACATCAACCTGGATGTTAAGACCGGTTACGGCTATCTCATTTCCGGTTACATTACATTGCCGGAAGCTGCTCCGAGCAGCGGTATCAACCTTTGGCTCTGGGTCCATCCGCAGTCTGGGCCGAACGCCGGTATCTCCGCCGGTATCTACAAATATTTTTTACACGAAGAAAAATCGCAACCTTATTACCTAAATGTACCGGGCCCAGGCAACTATATCCTGTCGGATGATCGTGGTACATCGGCATTTACCAACCCGCCGTTCTACAGGCTGGATCCGGTGGCGGTGACGGTCTATTCAGCCGATGTCTCCCAGGATTTAAACCTTGTAAGCTCAGGCATAATACCGGGTGGACCGGGCGGCGACATCACCGGGCTTGATCCCGCTATGGTAAGCGGCCCGGCCCTCCTAGTGAAAGGAAAGGTCTATGGACTGCTCAGTCCCTCCTGTACGGCAGAAGTTGCGGCCTTGATAAGATTAAACGAGTGCTGCTATTTTAAGTCAGCGGACGGGCAGTGGTATGAACTGATTGACAGCGGCAACGGTTTAATTGCAACAGATGCATCGGCTATACCTCCGATAGGAAAGATCATCGACTGCCCTGTATTAACAGCATCGCCAGCCTCCTTATTGCAAGACGACACCGGACGCAGCATTAAGGTAAGTGCAACATCAGGCAGTGCTCTCTGGACAGCAAGTGATGACAGTGTACGGGCTATTCTAACAAATGATCGAGAAGGGCTAATCATATCGTGCAGTCCTATTAAACCTGACACTATTGGAGATGAAAACGCTACCATCCCCATACCCGATGCTATACCCAGAAGTAAATATATTCTGACCTTGTACAAGGAATCCGGTGGAGCTAAAATACTGCTGGGCGCAGCCAAGTTTACTATCACTAACCCAATTTAA
- a CDS encoding TOBE domain-containing protein produces the protein MIPRGSFYKVDLDVGIILTAVVTGQALEKLNLEPGQSVWVV, from the coding sequence ATAATCCCACGAGGCTCCTTTTACAAGGTAGATCTTGATGTAGGTATCATTCTGACAGCAGTGGTTACCGGGCAGGCTCTAGAAAAACTGAATCTAGAGCCGGGACAGAGTGTTTGGGTAGTTTAA
- the pgsA gene encoding CDP-diacylglycerol--glycerol-3-phosphate 3-phosphatidyltransferase: MNLPNSLTLIRIFLIPVFVLILLIRIPYGDFFAAAIFIVAALTDSLDGYLARKWKQVTKLGIILDPIADKLLITAALISLVELGRIQGWIAIIILGREFAVSGLRVVKAEEGIIIPASKLGKIKTISQIVAVILIILEKAYQPYINIPLGQWMMYFAVVITLVSGFEYFYRFKLHSGA, from the coding sequence ATGAATCTGCCTAACAGCTTAACTTTGATAAGAATTTTTTTAATCCCTGTTTTTGTGCTTATTTTACTGATTAGAATACCCTATGGGGATTTTTTTGCAGCAGCAATTTTTATTGTTGCCGCTTTGACCGATAGTCTGGATGGTTATCTGGCTAGAAAATGGAAGCAAGTAACTAAATTGGGAATTATTCTCGACCCTATAGCTGACAAGTTACTGATAACCGCAGCATTGATTAGTCTGGTTGAATTAGGCCGAATTCAGGGTTGGATTGCCATAATAATTTTGGGACGGGAGTTTGCCGTATCTGGATTGCGTGTAGTCAAGGCTGAAGAAGGTATTATTATTCCCGCCAGTAAATTAGGGAAAATAAAGACTATAAGTCAAATAGTGGCCGTTATTTTAATAATTCTGGAAAAGGCCTACCAACCCTATATAAATATACCATTGGGCCAATGGATGATGTATTTTGCGGTAGTTATTACATTAGTATCCGGCTTTGAATACTTTTATCGATTTAAGCTGCATTCGGGTGCTTAA
- the rimO gene encoding 30S ribosomal protein S12 methylthiotransferase RimO has product MNIGFISLGCSKNRVDTEVMMAALKKAGHRIVNSLERADLVVVNTCGFITPAKEESIEAIIETAELKKKGSLQFLIAAGCLSQRYGRELLLEIPELDGVFGISSVSSIAGVVNRIAQGERVCFTEATPTEYFEKGHRILTTPPGSAYLKISEGCNNSCSYCVIPSIRGKLRSRQINELLNEAAQLLKMGIKELVLVAQDTSAYGHDISPQSALPTLLRELSKLDGLEWIRLMYLHPLYLSDDIIDVVAYENKVLPYLDIPIQHASSKILKLMHRRHDNSHLRTMISKLRARIPNLTLRTTVMLGFPGEEEKDFAELYEFVAESQFDWLGAFSFVPEEGSKAALLPNQIEDEIKAERKDKILRLQQKITRQKNLARINTQEKVLISSQLSKNLFVGRTYFQAPEVDGLTLVKTDFKLTKGDFVDVQLVGVRNYDMIGEYQ; this is encoded by the coding sequence GTGAATATTGGCTTTATTAGTTTAGGTTGTTCCAAGAACCGTGTAGATACTGAGGTGATGATGGCGGCCCTGAAAAAGGCCGGGCATAGAATAGTAAATTCGCTGGAAAGAGCGGATTTAGTAGTTGTCAATACCTGTGGTTTTATTACACCGGCAAAAGAAGAATCAATAGAAGCAATTATTGAAACGGCTGAATTAAAGAAAAAGGGAAGCCTGCAATTTCTTATCGCTGCTGGTTGCTTGTCTCAACGCTATGGGCGAGAATTATTATTGGAGATACCGGAATTAGATGGGGTTTTCGGCATTTCCTCTGTATCTTCCATAGCTGGAGTTGTTAACCGGATTGCTCAGGGAGAGAGAGTTTGCTTTACAGAAGCAACCCCGACCGAATACTTCGAAAAAGGACATAGAATACTTACTACGCCCCCTGGCTCGGCCTATTTAAAGATAAGTGAGGGCTGTAATAATTCTTGCTCTTATTGTGTCATACCTTCCATCCGAGGCAAATTACGCTCCAGACAGATTAATGAATTGCTGAATGAAGCAGCGCAACTGCTTAAAATGGGTATAAAAGAACTGGTACTCGTAGCCCAGGATACTTCTGCCTATGGCCATGACATTTCTCCCCAGTCGGCACTCCCCACACTCTTAAGAGAGTTATCCAAGCTTGACGGTCTTGAGTGGATTCGTTTAATGTACCTGCATCCTCTTTACTTGAGTGATGATATAATTGATGTTGTTGCCTATGAAAACAAAGTGCTCCCTTACCTGGACATTCCCATTCAACATGCTTCTTCAAAAATTCTGAAACTAATGCATCGCCGGCATGATAACAGTCATTTACGAACGATGATAAGCAAGTTGCGGGCAAGAATCCCCAATCTAACCTTGCGCACCACAGTAATGCTCGGATTTCCCGGTGAAGAAGAAAAGGATTTTGCCGAGCTCTATGAATTTGTGGCCGAAAGTCAATTTGATTGGTTGGGGGCTTTCAGTTTTGTCCCGGAGGAAGGCAGTAAGGCTGCATTGCTGCCGAATCAAATTGAGGATGAAATAAAGGCAGAACGAAAGGATAAGATACTAAGACTCCAGCAAAAAATTACCCGGCAAAAGAACCTGGCGCGAATTAATACCCAGGAAAAGGTTCTAATTTCCTCGCAACTCAGCAAAAATTTATTTGTTGGAAGAACTTATTTCCAGGCCCCGGAGGTTGATGGATTAACTCTGGTAAAAACAGATTTTAAATTAACCAAAGGCGACTTTGTTGATGTACAATTAGTAGGGGTAAGGAACTACGATATGATTGGGGAATACCAATGA
- a CDS encoding helix-turn-helix domain-containing protein has product MAWGKTLRERREQLGYTLEFVEEETKIRKYYLEALENDHFSLLPPKIYASGFVKQYARILELDEKQIVDEFRRLAYGDDEDGDNIILDQNSSSEEKSWFRPQNLVLALVFLALVVWLGKYLVDYIAQEGIHNPGPGISQNETDIGLKDSDKITKETPMTKTARVEIEVKQKCWILVKVDNETAYTGTLQAGENRVYEGKQSVYIKAGNAGGLEITFNDHKEGKMGMPGEVKEREFLAPGRQDKQE; this is encoded by the coding sequence TTGGCGTGGGGAAAGACTCTCCGTGAGAGACGAGAACAACTTGGTTATACCCTGGAATTTGTGGAAGAGGAAACCAAGATACGAAAATATTATTTGGAAGCCTTGGAAAATGACCATTTTTCTTTGCTTCCGCCAAAAATCTATGCCAGTGGTTTTGTCAAACAATATGCTCGAATACTGGAACTGGATGAAAAGCAGATAGTAGATGAGTTTAGACGATTAGCTTATGGTGATGACGAAGATGGTGACAATATTATCCTTGACCAAAATTCATCCTCCGAAGAGAAATCCTGGTTCCGACCGCAAAATCTAGTTCTTGCCCTGGTCTTTCTTGCCCTGGTCGTTTGGTTGGGCAAGTATTTGGTAGACTATATTGCCCAGGAGGGAATTCATAATCCAGGCCCGGGGATTTCGCAGAATGAAACTGATATTGGCTTAAAAGATAGTGATAAGATTACTAAGGAAACCCCGATGACTAAAACTGCCCGGGTTGAAATCGAAGTGAAACAAAAATGTTGGATACTAGTAAAGGTAGACAATGAAACTGCATATACAGGTACTTTACAAGCAGGTGAAAACAGGGTTTACGAGGGAAAGCAGTCCGTATACATCAAAGCTGGAAATGCCGGCGGTTTAGAGATCACTTTTAATGATCATAAAGAGGGTAAAATGGGTATGCCTGGGGAAGTGAAAGAAAGGGAGTTCCTAGCTCCAGGTAGGCAAGATAAACAGGAGTAA
- a CDS encoding winged helix-turn-helix transcriptional regulator, translating to MFKVILDIFKDKPLGMRIYPIILVLALSFFKGRFNMRLTSREKEIFEVLKKEPLISQEELARRFNITRSSIAVHISNLMKKGVILGKGYVFNEQVSVVVIGESYYYIKTSGPDNDCSINMGLGGFAVDTGRIFANFGLNVKLITIVGNDEEGTNIFNELQGKGVDIVNIFRHAKKRSCRKVFLDDKRILEENFSLQDYEKAIDAREWVVFNCEWLVVDTRFQELLCHKAIGKDEEKLPFFCTCRYLYSIEEIPSFLSRYDLLVLGVADSNIMDHYLSQALALSSNGVQSVILSDGNTRLFYFQKGNAHEFPLLPNQCFDSQEGLPALLAGIVYGLSSGYSLRQAVRIAVGTAASND from the coding sequence ATGTTTAAAGTAATACTGGATATTTTTAAGGATAAGCCTTTGGGGATGAGGATATATCCCATAATTTTAGTTTTGGCTCTTAGTTTTTTTAAAGGGAGATTTAATATGAGGCTAACCTCCAGAGAAAAGGAGATATTTGAAGTATTAAAGAAAGAACCCCTTATTTCCCAGGAGGAACTGGCACGCCGCTTTAATATAACTCGTTCATCCATAGCAGTACACATATCCAACCTGATGAAAAAAGGCGTAATCCTGGGGAAGGGATATGTTTTCAATGAACAGGTCTCAGTAGTAGTTATTGGTGAGAGTTACTATTATATTAAGACCAGTGGTCCAGATAATGATTGTTCTATTAACATGGGTTTGGGAGGATTTGCTGTCGATACAGGAAGAATTTTTGCAAACTTTGGTTTAAATGTTAAACTAATAACTATAGTAGGAAATGACGAAGAAGGCACTAATATTTTTAATGAACTGCAAGGAAAAGGTGTTGATATTGTAAATATCTTTAGACATGCCAAAAAGAGAAGCTGCCGTAAAGTCTTTTTGGATGATAAACGGATATTGGAAGAAAACTTTAGCCTGCAGGATTATGAAAAAGCCATTGATGCTAGAGAATGGGTAGTTTTCAATTGTGAATGGTTGGTGGTGGATACCAGGTTTCAGGAGCTTTTGTGCCATAAAGCAATAGGAAAGGATGAGGAGAAACTTCCCTTTTTCTGTACCTGCCGCTACTTATATTCTATAGAGGAAATACCGTCATTTTTGTCTCGCTATGATTTGTTGGTTTTAGGTGTAGCAGATAGCAATATTATGGACCATTATTTAAGCCAGGCCCTTGCTTTGAGCTCTAATGGAGTGCAAAGTGTTATTTTAAGTGACGGAAATACACGCTTGTTTTATTTTCAGAAGGGAAATGCCCACGAGTTTCCCTTACTTCCCAACCAATGTTTTGATAGCCAGGAAGGATTGCCTGCTTTATTGGCCGGGATTGTTTATGGTTTATCCAGCGGTTATTCTTTGCGACAGGCGGTTAGAATAGCTGTCGGTACAGCTGCATCAAATGATTAG
- a CDS encoding DNA translocase FtsK, translating to MRLIQAKEKKLKAKKTKDSNKINQERIKREILALVVFMLAIFVYISVSQFSGRAESTQFIGVLGSYILKGLELLLGSGAVFFSFYLLFWSIDIGIDKKMWSTRMWGASLLFLSCLLWLSLYDIPGGLSAWEAGIKGMGGGVLGGILATGVITLLGKVGAAIILILNIAVAVLLIVGKPIKVIIRFLLNYSRVLKSSLDKIMYYETNEDIPLPIEARDQVIINHPQPSQAENNNEWTAVENNPLPPEPVIDHEKSLLSDKYKNRTTSSQFDYQKPPVDLLGEISRERIIDKKNIKESIGILEDTFSSFGIRVKVNQVSCGPAVTRYELTPAPGVKVSKILSLTDDLQLNLAAPGIRIEAPIPGKSAVGIEIPNSKLLSVSLRSLLSSPAFKNLNSPLAFALGEDISGNTVVGKLNDMPHLLIAGSTGSGKSVCINSMIMIFLFNSTPDELKFVFIDPKMVELAAYNGIPHLMTPVVTDPKKASVVLRWMVGEMEKRYKIFAERGVRDIQRFNQISEESLPYIVIIIDELADLMMVSPVEVEDSICRLAQMSRAAGMHLIVATQRPSVDVVTGIIKANIPSRIAFAVSSQADSRTILDTSGAEKLLGKGDMLFLPVGAAKPYRVQGAYVSDGDIEKVVSFIKEQLPQSEETEAASEIDMVLDRMEEDYGDELFWDAVNVFVENRKASVSLLQRRLRIGYARAARLVDLMEDRGIVSELDNNKKREILIDSEQLDKLYSSSKL from the coding sequence GTGAGACTCATTCAAGCCAAGGAAAAAAAACTTAAGGCTAAAAAAACTAAGGATAGCAATAAGATAAACCAGGAGCGGATTAAAAGGGAGATATTGGCGCTGGTTGTTTTCATGCTGGCCATTTTTGTCTACATTAGTGTTAGCCAATTTAGCGGCAGGGCTGAAAGCACACAATTTATTGGGGTTTTGGGTAGCTATATATTAAAAGGTTTGGAATTATTGCTAGGTAGCGGAGCAGTGTTTTTCTCATTTTATTTATTATTCTGGTCTATAGATATTGGTATTGATAAGAAAATGTGGTCTACGCGTATGTGGGGGGCCAGTCTGCTATTTTTATCCTGCTTGCTCTGGCTTAGCCTTTATGACATACCAGGTGGTTTAAGTGCTTGGGAAGCTGGAATTAAAGGCATGGGTGGGGGAGTTTTGGGTGGTATTCTGGCTACCGGGGTAATTACCTTGTTGGGGAAAGTGGGAGCAGCGATAATACTTATTCTAAATATTGCGGTTGCGGTTCTGTTAATAGTAGGTAAACCCATTAAGGTGATTATTAGATTTCTTCTAAATTACAGCCGTGTTTTAAAAAGCAGCTTGGATAAGATAATGTATTATGAGACGAATGAAGACATACCGCTGCCGATAGAAGCCCGAGATCAAGTAATAATCAATCATCCTCAACCATCACAGGCGGAGAACAACAATGAATGGACCGCAGTCGAAAATAATCCTCTGCCGCCTGAACCGGTTATTGATCATGAGAAATCACTCCTTTCTGACAAGTATAAAAACCGAACGACAAGCAGTCAGTTTGATTATCAGAAGCCTCCTGTGGATTTGCTCGGCGAAATTAGCCGGGAAAGAATAATTGATAAAAAAAATATCAAGGAGAGTATTGGAATTTTGGAAGACACATTTTCCAGCTTTGGTATCAGGGTGAAAGTAAATCAGGTAAGTTGTGGACCAGCCGTAACCCGTTATGAACTTACACCGGCTCCTGGGGTCAAAGTAAGCAAGATTCTTAGTCTAACTGATGATTTGCAGTTAAACTTGGCTGCACCAGGAATCAGAATAGAGGCGCCAATCCCTGGCAAATCAGCAGTTGGCATAGAGATTCCTAACAGTAAACTTTTGAGTGTGAGCTTGCGCAGCCTCCTTTCTTCACCGGCTTTTAAGAATTTAAATAGCCCGTTGGCTTTTGCTTTGGGGGAAGATATCAGTGGTAATACGGTGGTAGGGAAGTTAAACGATATGCCCCATCTTTTGATCGCCGGATCTACCGGTTCGGGGAAAAGTGTCTGTATAAATAGTATGATAATGATCTTCTTATTCAATTCGACACCAGATGAATTAAAGTTTGTGTTTATAGATCCTAAAATGGTTGAGCTCGCTGCATATAATGGCATTCCTCATTTGATGACTCCGGTCGTTACCGATCCCAAGAAGGCTTCGGTAGTACTACGCTGGATGGTGGGAGAAATGGAAAAACGCTATAAGATCTTTGCTGAGCGAGGGGTCAGGGATATTCAGAGATTTAACCAGATTAGCGAAGAAAGTTTGCCTTATATAGTAATAATAATTGATGAACTGGCTGATTTAATGATGGTTTCACCCGTTGAAGTCGAAGATTCTATATGCCGGTTAGCACAAATGTCCCGGGCTGCTGGAATGCACCTGATTGTGGCTACCCAAAGACCTTCAGTCGATGTGGTAACCGGAATAATTAAGGCTAATATTCCCTCCCGTATAGCTTTTGCGGTTTCTTCCCAGGCTGATTCTCGAACTATCCTGGATACTTCCGGAGCGGAAAAACTTCTGGGTAAAGGGGACATGCTTTTCCTGCCGGTAGGGGCGGCAAAACCTTACCGGGTACAAGGGGCATATGTTAGTGATGGTGATATCGAAAAGGTAGTCAGCTTTATCAAAGAACAGCTGCCCCAGTCTGAAGAAACCGAGGCAGCCAGTGAGATAGATATGGTTCTGGATAGAATGGAAGAAGACTATGGAGATGAGCTCTTTTGGGATGCGGTAAATGTATTCGTAGAGAACCGTAAAGCCTCGGTATCTTTATTACAGAGACGCTTGCGTATAGGTTATGCCCGGGCAGCACGTCTGGTTGATTTGATGGAAGACAGGGGAATAGTATCCGAACTGGATAACAACAAAAAACGTGAAATCTTAATTGATAGTGAGCAATTGGATAAACTATACAGTAGCTCTAAACTATGA
- the uppP gene encoding undecaprenyl-diphosphatase UppP: MTLFQAFILGAVQGLTEFLPVSSSGHLVIFQHIFAIEEPPLTFDVLVHLGTLIAVFVAFWDDIWGILKKPFCRLTYLLIVGCIPAGLAGFLLAPYFEKAFESLLVVGIALIFTGILLSLSENLSKKHFGLKEADETGFSDAIFIGILQALAIIPGLSRSGSTIAAGLIAGLDREFAARFSFLLSIPVIIGAAIFELSDVFVTGIAANNILPYILGPLTAAIFGFFAIKVVLGLVRRGKLSYFSYYCWIVAAITLFWYNLG, from the coding sequence TTGACGTTATTTCAGGCTTTTATTTTGGGTGCGGTGCAAGGACTAACTGAATTCCTTCCCGTAAGTAGTTCAGGCCATCTGGTTATTTTCCAGCATATTTTTGCGATTGAGGAACCACCCTTAACTTTTGATGTTTTGGTACATCTTGGTACATTAATCGCGGTATTTGTCGCCTTTTGGGACGATATTTGGGGTATTTTGAAAAAGCCGTTTTGCCGTTTGACCTATCTGCTTATTGTGGGATGTATTCCTGCTGGATTGGCTGGTTTTCTTCTGGCGCCGTATTTCGAAAAAGCCTTTGAATCTCTTCTAGTAGTAGGAATTGCCTTGATTTTTACGGGAATATTGTTAAGTTTGTCTGAAAACCTGTCAAAAAAACATTTTGGTTTAAAAGAAGCGGATGAGACCGGATTTTCTGATGCGATTTTTATTGGTATTCTTCAGGCCCTGGCTATTATACCAGGTTTATCTCGCTCAGGTTCGACTATAGCTGCCGGTTTAATAGCTGGCCTGGATCGAGAATTTGCGGCGCGATTTTCTTTTTTGCTTTCTATCCCGGTAATAATCGGTGCAGCTATTTTTGAATTAAGCGATGTATTTGTTACCGGAATTGCTGCCAATAATATCTTGCCTTATATTTTAGGACCGCTTACAGCAGCTATATTTGGATTTTTTGCCATTAAGGTCGTTTTAGGCCTGGTACGAAGGGGAAAATTGTCATATTTTTCTTACTACTGTTGGATTGTAGCAGCGATTACGCTATTCTGGTATAATTTAGGGTGA
- a CDS encoding YlzJ-like family protein: MIFYTPEPIEYLALGQELGESVTLKLPSGGLINAVSDEFKQLRIISIVSTDPLDYLNSKYQPGTIISMQPDWENTRP, from the coding sequence ATGATATTTTATACACCCGAACCTATAGAATACCTTGCTCTTGGCCAGGAATTAGGAGAGTCTGTAACTCTAAAGCTTCCATCCGGAGGCTTAATTAATGCGGTGAGCGATGAGTTCAAGCAATTAAGGATTATTAGCATAGTAAGCACTGACCCCCTGGATTATTTAAATAGCAAATACCAACCCGGAACAATTATTTCTATGCAGCCGGATTGGGAAAATACAAGACCTTGA